In Nocardia asteroides, a single genomic region encodes these proteins:
- a CDS encoding MaoC family dehydratase N-terminal domain-containing protein, with translation MSLDQGILDVVPEPLELTVERGRLRQFADAIGETDPVYRERDAARAAGHPDVLAPPTFLFGLELENSDVFGDLARHGVELGRVLHGEQTFRYRAAVHAGDVLRFTSRYIAAYSKAGGALDFLVRRTEVTRDGDPVAELESVTVIRNGGNPA, from the coding sequence ATGAGCCTCGATCAGGGGATTCTCGATGTGGTTCCGGAGCCGCTGGAGCTGACCGTGGAGCGCGGCAGGCTGCGCCAGTTCGCCGACGCCATCGGCGAGACCGACCCCGTCTACCGGGAACGCGACGCCGCCCGCGCGGCCGGGCACCCGGACGTACTTGCCCCGCCCACATTCCTGTTCGGCCTGGAGCTGGAGAACTCCGACGTCTTCGGCGATCTCGCCAGGCACGGCGTCGAGCTCGGCCGGGTGCTGCACGGCGAGCAGACCTTCCGGTACCGCGCCGCCGTGCACGCCGGTGACGTGCTGCGCTTCACCAGCCGCTACATCGCCGCCTATTCGAAGGCGGGCGGCGCGCTGGACTTCCTGGTCCGGCGCACCGAGGTGACCAGGGACGGCGACCCGGTCGCCGAGCTCGAGAGCGTCACCGTCATCCGGAACGGAGGGAACCCCGCATGA
- a CDS encoding 3-hydroxyacyl-CoA dehydrogenase NAD-binding domain-containing protein produces MTEGDSTVNAPLTVHHEENGVAVVTFDDPRRSANTVTAAWADALEAELNRLPDGLTGVVLTSAKRTFFAGGDLHDLHAAGPADAERLTSFADRVKALLRRLERLGVPVVAALAGSALGGGLEIALAAHRRIAVDDPALRVGLPEVTLGLLPGGGGVVRTVRLLGLDTALHRVLLSGRTFPVRDAVELGLLDELVPDADALLPAALAWIRANPDATQPWDRTPAAAAAVAVSGEADLPGYTARLRAADRDAPAPAARNILSAAVESTQVDFDTASAVETRYFVELATGRIATNIIQGTFLDRRTVRSGASRPPGFDPHEARFAAVLGAGMMGAGIALACAVAGIQVALKDIDAAAAERGRDHARKVLGKEVAAGKRTRESADAVLALITPTADVADLAGADLVIEAVFEDPGLKHRVFGEVLDVIAPDALLASNTSTLPITGLADGVPRPEDFIGLHFFSPVERMELIEIVVGDKTSDATLAAAFDIAGQLGKTPIVVGDGRGFFTSRVILQRLTEAAAMIGEGVSPHSIEQASLQAGYPLGTLALLDEVTLSLPLTIRGQFRETGFLPEHPGDAVLTTLTALDRRGRVAGAGFYEYADGRRQRLWPGLAELFPVAAEPAELGELRDRLLFAEALETARCRESGVLRSAADANVGSLLGIGYPTWTGGTAQFVTGYPGGPAAFAARARELAQRYGSRFEPPESIDA; encoded by the coding sequence ATGACCGAAGGGGATTCCACCGTGAACGCACCACTGACCGTCCACCACGAGGAGAACGGCGTCGCCGTCGTCACCTTCGACGATCCGCGCCGGAGCGCGAACACCGTGACCGCCGCGTGGGCGGACGCGCTCGAGGCCGAGCTGAATCGGCTTCCCGACGGCCTCACCGGCGTCGTGCTCACCTCCGCCAAGCGCACCTTCTTCGCCGGTGGCGACCTGCACGACCTGCACGCCGCTGGCCCGGCGGATGCCGAGCGGCTCACCTCGTTCGCCGACCGGGTGAAGGCGCTGCTGCGCAGGCTGGAGAGGCTGGGCGTGCCGGTGGTCGCCGCGCTGGCGGGCAGTGCGCTCGGCGGCGGGCTGGAGATCGCGCTGGCCGCGCACCGCCGGATCGCGGTGGATGATCCCGCGCTGCGGGTCGGGCTGCCGGAGGTCACGCTGGGGCTGCTGCCCGGGGGTGGGGGAGTCGTGCGGACCGTCCGGCTGCTCGGGCTGGACACCGCACTGCATCGAGTCCTGTTGTCCGGCCGGACCTTCCCGGTTCGGGACGCCGTCGAGCTCGGCCTCCTCGACGAACTCGTGCCCGACGCGGACGCGCTGCTCCCCGCAGCGTTGGCCTGGATCCGCGCCAACCCGGACGCCACCCAGCCGTGGGATCGCACCCCGGCGGCCGCCGCCGCGGTCGCGGTCTCCGGCGAAGCGGACCTTCCCGGCTACACTGCCCGGCTGCGCGCGGCCGACCGCGACGCTCCCGCGCCCGCCGCGCGGAACATCCTCAGCGCGGCGGTGGAGAGCACCCAGGTCGACTTCGACACCGCCTCCGCCGTCGAGACCCGCTACTTCGTGGAGCTGGCGACCGGCCGGATCGCCACCAACATCATCCAGGGCACCTTCCTGGACCGGCGCACCGTGCGCTCCGGCGCGAGCCGTCCCCCGGGCTTCGACCCGCACGAAGCCCGGTTCGCCGCGGTGCTCGGCGCGGGCATGATGGGCGCGGGCATCGCGCTGGCCTGCGCCGTCGCCGGAATCCAGGTCGCGCTGAAGGACATCGACGCGGCGGCCGCCGAGCGCGGCAGGGATCATGCGCGCAAGGTGCTCGGCAAAGAGGTCGCGGCAGGCAAGCGCACGCGGGAGAGCGCGGATGCCGTGCTCGCGCTCATCACCCCGACCGCCGACGTGGCCGACCTGGCAGGCGCCGACCTGGTGATCGAAGCCGTCTTCGAGGACCCCGGGCTCAAGCACCGCGTCTTCGGCGAGGTGCTCGACGTGATCGCCCCGGACGCCCTGCTCGCCTCCAACACCTCCACCCTGCCGATCACCGGCCTCGCCGACGGCGTGCCGCGCCCGGAGGACTTCATCGGCCTGCACTTCTTCTCCCCGGTCGAGCGGATGGAGCTGATCGAGATCGTGGTCGGCGACAAGACCTCCGACGCCACCCTCGCCGCCGCCTTCGACATCGCCGGGCAGCTGGGCAAGACGCCGATCGTGGTCGGCGACGGCCGCGGCTTCTTCACCAGCCGGGTCATCCTGCAGCGGCTGACCGAGGCCGCCGCGATGATCGGCGAGGGCGTCTCGCCGCACTCCATCGAGCAGGCGTCGCTGCAGGCCGGGTACCCGCTCGGCACGCTGGCGCTGCTGGACGAGGTGACGCTCTCGCTGCCGCTCACCATTCGCGGCCAGTTCCGCGAGACGGGGTTCCTGCCCGAGCATCCCGGTGACGCGGTGCTCACCACGCTCACCGCGCTCGACCGCCGCGGCCGGGTCGCCGGCGCCGGGTTCTACGAGTACGCCGACGGGCGCAGGCAGCGGTTGTGGCCGGGGCTCGCGGAGCTCTTCCCGGTCGCCGCCGAGCCTGCGGAGCTGGGTGAACTACGCGACCGGCTCCTCTTCGCCGAGGCGCTGGAGACCGCGCGGTGCCGGGAGAGCGGGGTGCTGCGCTCGGCCGCCGACGCCAATGTCGGCTCGCTGCTCGGCATCGGCTATCCGACCTGGACCGGCGGCACCGCCCAGTTCGTCACCGGCTACCCCGGTGGACCGGCGGCCTTCGCCGCGCGGGCGCGAGAACTGGCGCAGCGCTACGGTTCCCGCTTCGAGCCGCCGGAGTCGATCGATGCGTAG
- a CDS encoding enoyl-CoA hydratase-related protein — protein sequence MTVAADREYEEVRLEVADGVAVLTLDAPARRNAMRVQMLVDVRHALDRADRDPAVRAVILTGAGPAFSVGAELDGPDTLVRALNADVEGHTPTGYREPAGRITERMFSMQKPVIAAVNGDAVGGGASLIAAADVRIASDAARFGFVFTRRGVVPEGGSSWFLPRLVGIGRATDWILSGRVFDAAEGYAAGYLTRIVPAADVLTVAHEYAAQFARDTSPTSVALAKRLLAASWSTPLPGLAAAEESRTYASRVGSPDAREGINSFLERRRAVFPPLDPSPAQRF from the coding sequence GTGACGGTCGCGGCCGACCGCGAGTACGAGGAGGTCCGGCTGGAGGTCGCGGACGGGGTCGCGGTGCTGACCCTGGACGCCCCGGCCCGGCGCAATGCCATGCGGGTCCAGATGCTCGTCGACGTCCGGCACGCACTCGACCGCGCCGACCGCGACCCGGCGGTGCGCGCGGTGATCCTCACCGGCGCGGGCCCGGCCTTCTCCGTCGGCGCCGAGCTCGACGGGCCGGACACCCTGGTCCGGGCGCTGAACGCCGACGTCGAGGGCCACACCCCGACCGGCTACCGCGAGCCCGCCGGCCGGATCACCGAGCGCATGTTCAGCATGCAGAAGCCGGTGATCGCCGCCGTGAACGGCGACGCCGTAGGTGGCGGCGCCTCGCTGATCGCCGCCGCCGACGTCCGGATCGCCAGCGATGCCGCCCGCTTCGGGTTCGTCTTCACCCGGCGCGGGGTGGTGCCGGAGGGCGGGTCGTCCTGGTTCCTGCCCCGGCTGGTCGGCATCGGCCGGGCCACCGACTGGATCCTCTCCGGGCGGGTCTTCGACGCCGCCGAGGGGTACGCGGCCGGCTACCTGACCCGGATCGTGCCCGCCGCCGACGTGCTCACCGTCGCGCACGAGTACGCGGCGCAGTTCGCCCGCGACACCTCGCCCACCTCGGTGGCGCTGGCCAAGCGGCTGCTCGCCGCGAGCTGGTCCACGCCGCTGCCCGGGCTCGCCGCCGCCGAGGAATCGCGCACCTACGCGTCCCGGGTCGGGTCGCCCGACGCCCGCGAGGGCATCAACTCCTTCCTGGAGCGCCGCCGCGCCGTCTTCCCGCCGCTCGACCCGAGCCCCGCCCAGCGGTTCTAG
- a CDS encoding lipid-transfer protein, with product MSTVCISGVGMVPFAKPGKSETYERMAAGAVAAALADAGVSYTDVQQAYAGYVYGDSTSGQNALYDVGLTGIPIVNVNNNCSTGSSALWLARQAVASGAADCVLALGFEQMRPGALVNAFDDRPSPTARGEQIAQARPGGEVPAPMAAKLFGGAGVTYMERYDVGPEVFGRVSVKARAHAGRNPLAVFRDPIDLEQVMSAPRIWGPLTRLMCCPPTNGAAAAIVCSERFAKARGLDASIRLRAQSLVTDGAGTFEGTDMMTVVGYDMTKRAAAEVYAEAGVDPLDIPVVELHDCFSTNELITYEALGLTPEGTAEKFVLDGDNTYGGRVVTNPSGGLLSKGHPLGATGLAQCAELVWQLRGSAGDRQVDGARIALQHNLGLGGACVVSLYEKVTA from the coding sequence ATGAGCACCGTGTGCATCAGCGGCGTCGGCATGGTGCCGTTCGCCAAACCGGGCAAGAGCGAGACCTACGAGCGGATGGCGGCGGGCGCCGTCGCGGCCGCGCTGGCCGATGCCGGGGTGAGCTACACCGACGTCCAGCAGGCGTACGCCGGTTACGTGTACGGCGATTCGACGTCCGGGCAGAACGCGCTCTACGACGTCGGGCTGACCGGCATTCCGATCGTGAACGTGAACAACAACTGCTCCACCGGCTCCTCGGCGCTGTGGCTGGCCAGGCAGGCGGTCGCTTCCGGCGCCGCGGACTGCGTGCTGGCGCTCGGCTTCGAGCAGATGCGGCCGGGCGCGCTGGTGAACGCCTTCGACGACCGGCCGAGCCCGACCGCGCGCGGCGAGCAGATCGCGCAGGCCCGTCCGGGCGGGGAGGTGCCCGCGCCCATGGCCGCGAAGCTGTTCGGCGGCGCGGGCGTCACCTACATGGAGCGCTACGACGTCGGCCCCGAGGTGTTCGGGCGGGTGTCGGTGAAGGCGCGCGCGCACGCCGGGCGCAATCCGCTGGCGGTGTTCCGCGACCCGATCGACCTGGAGCAGGTGATGTCCGCCCCGCGGATCTGGGGCCCGCTCACCCGGCTCATGTGCTGCCCGCCCACCAACGGCGCGGCCGCGGCCATCGTGTGCAGCGAGCGCTTCGCGAAGGCGCGCGGGCTGGACGCGAGCATCCGGCTGCGGGCGCAGTCGCTGGTCACCGACGGTGCGGGCACCTTCGAGGGCACCGACATGATGACCGTGGTCGGCTACGACATGACCAAGCGCGCCGCCGCCGAGGTCTACGCCGAGGCCGGGGTCGACCCGCTCGACATCCCGGTGGTGGAGCTGCACGACTGCTTCAGCACCAACGAGCTCATTACCTACGAGGCGCTCGGGCTCACCCCCGAGGGCACGGCGGAGAAGTTCGTGCTCGACGGCGACAACACCTACGGCGGCCGGGTGGTGACCAACCCCTCCGGCGGGCTGCTCTCCAAGGGGCACCCGCTCGGCGCGACCGGGCTGGCGCAGTGCGCCGAGCTGGTCTGGCAGCTGCGCGGCAGCGCCGGTGACCGGCAGGTCGACGGCGCGCGAATCGCGTTGCAGCACAACCTCGGCCTCGGCGGGGCCTGCGTCGTCTCGCTCTACGAGAAGGTGACGGCATGA
- a CDS encoding acyl-CoA dehydrogenase family protein, with translation MRRELYTAEHEAFRGAFRAFLDKEAVPHADAWEEAGTVDRAFIRAAAENGFLGFEFDAEYGGLGIADFRYNAVMAEEVVASGTAGDTFSMQNDIIVPYLRDLTTPAQRDRWLPRFTAGGCVTALALTEPGAGSDLAALRTTARHDGDFLVLDGAKTFITSGASCDLALVLARTGERNGRGTSFVAVEAGTPGFERGRPLHKIGRRAQDTAELTFTGCRVPIGNIVGEPGRGLGSAIGNLPRERLSIAVSAAASAAHALGLALEHVRARVAFGAPLAELQSVRMTIAELHTEIELVRHYVDRCVLALNAGELSAEDAAGAKYRATELQWDVVDRCLQLFGGYGYMEEYPIARIWRDARIQRIYGGANEVMKDLVGRAVVRG, from the coding sequence ATGCGTAGGGAGCTCTACACCGCCGAGCACGAGGCATTCCGCGGTGCCTTCCGTGCCTTCTTGGACAAGGAAGCGGTGCCGCACGCCGATGCCTGGGAGGAAGCGGGCACGGTGGACCGCGCGTTCATCCGCGCGGCCGCCGAGAACGGCTTCCTCGGCTTCGAATTCGACGCCGAGTACGGCGGGCTCGGCATCGCCGACTTCCGCTACAACGCGGTCATGGCGGAGGAGGTCGTCGCCTCCGGCACGGCAGGCGACACCTTCTCCATGCAGAACGACATCATCGTCCCGTATCTGCGCGACCTCACCACCCCCGCGCAGCGCGACCGCTGGCTCCCGCGCTTCACCGCGGGCGGTTGCGTCACCGCGCTGGCGCTCACCGAACCCGGCGCCGGTTCGGACCTGGCCGCACTCCGCACCACCGCCCGCCACGACGGCGACTTCCTCGTCCTCGACGGCGCCAAGACCTTCATCACCTCCGGGGCGAGCTGCGACCTCGCCCTGGTACTCGCGCGCACCGGCGAACGGAACGGCCGCGGAACATCCTTCGTCGCCGTCGAGGCGGGAACGCCCGGCTTCGAGCGGGGCAGGCCGCTGCACAAGATCGGCCGCCGCGCCCAGGACACCGCGGAGCTGACCTTCACCGGCTGCCGGGTGCCGATCGGCAATATCGTCGGCGAACCCGGCCGCGGGCTGGGCTCGGCCATCGGGAACCTGCCGCGCGAGCGGCTCTCCATCGCGGTCTCCGCGGCCGCCTCCGCCGCGCACGCCCTCGGGCTGGCGCTGGAGCACGTGCGCGCCCGGGTCGCCTTCGGCGCCCCGCTCGCGGAGTTGCAGTCGGTGCGCATGACGATCGCCGAGCTGCACACCGAGATCGAGCTGGTCCGGCACTATGTCGACCGCTGTGTGCTCGCCCTGAACGCGGGGGAGTTGAGCGCCGAGGACGCGGCGGGCGCGAAGTACCGCGCCACCGAACTGCAGTGGGACGTGGTCGACCGCTGCCTGCAACTCTTCGGCGGCTACGGCTACATGGAGGAGTACCCGATCGCGCGGATCTGGCGCGATGCCCGCATCCAGCGCATCTACGGAGGGGCGAACGAAGTGATGAAGGATCTCGTCGGGCGCGCGGTGGTGCGCGGATGA
- a CDS encoding SDR family NAD(P)-dependent oxidoreductase, translated as MNAQRLQGRVALVSGSGRGIGRAVAEKLASEGAKVAVNDLDPEPAKEAVAAIEAAGGQAVACVGSVTDPEFADRFVATAVDQFGGLDIIVNNAGYTWDNVVQKMTDQQWDDIIDVHLTAPFRILRAAQPVISATVKRERADGLAVPCRKVVNISSTSGLQGNAGQANYSSAKAGLVGLTKAIAKEWGRYNVTVNAVAYGVINTRLTSVTTEEKTIKVADRDIRVGVNPAVMEAATKQIALGRAGSAKEAAGAVYLLCSPESSYITGEILVCGGGL; from the coding sequence GTGAACGCACAGAGGCTGCAGGGCAGGGTCGCGCTGGTTTCGGGGTCGGGCCGCGGCATCGGCCGCGCGGTCGCCGAGAAGCTCGCGTCCGAGGGCGCCAAGGTGGCTGTCAACGACCTGGATCCGGAGCCGGCCAAGGAGGCGGTGGCCGCGATCGAGGCGGCGGGCGGGCAGGCGGTGGCCTGCGTCGGCAGCGTCACCGACCCGGAGTTCGCCGACCGCTTCGTCGCCACCGCGGTGGACCAGTTCGGCGGGCTCGACATCATCGTCAACAACGCCGGCTACACCTGGGACAACGTCGTCCAGAAGATGACCGACCAGCAGTGGGACGACATCATCGACGTGCACCTGACCGCGCCCTTCCGGATCCTGCGCGCGGCGCAGCCGGTGATCAGCGCGACGGTCAAGCGCGAGCGCGCCGATGGGCTCGCGGTGCCCTGCCGCAAGGTCGTGAACATCTCCTCGACCTCGGGGTTGCAGGGCAACGCCGGGCAGGCGAACTACTCCTCGGCCAAGGCCGGGCTGGTCGGGCTGACCAAGGCGATCGCCAAGGAGTGGGGCCGCTACAACGTCACCGTGAACGCCGTGGCCTACGGCGTGATCAACACCCGGCTCACCTCGGTGACCACCGAGGAGAAGACCATCAAGGTCGCCGACCGGGATATCCGGGTCGGGGTGAACCCGGCGGTCATGGAGGCCGCGACCAAGCAGATCGCGCTCGGCCGGGCCGGCTCCGCCAAGGAGGCCGCGGGCGCGGTGTACCTGCTGTGCAGCCCGGAGTCGAGCTACATCACCGGCGAGATCCTGGTCTGCGGGGGCGGGCTGTGA
- a CDS encoding SDR family NAD(P)-dependent oxidoreductase gives MTGDRAVVIGGASGIGAAIVRALVADGAPVTVADRNIADAQTLATELGADAAAVDVTDEESVAALFATVPGPVDFVVNTAGISVLGLLTELPAHKWRRVLDVCLTGAFLTVKHAAPRLADGGSIAVLSSLNARQPGIGMGAYCSAKAGLGMLVQVAALELAPRGIRVNAIAPGLVHTPLTAASLQFPGLEADYLANTPLGRTGTPEEIADAALYLRRAAWLTGETLDLNGGAHLMRYPDVHRALSKEPT, from the coding sequence GTGACCGGCGACCGCGCCGTCGTGATCGGCGGCGCCTCCGGGATCGGGGCGGCCATCGTGCGCGCGCTCGTCGCGGACGGCGCGCCGGTGACCGTCGCCGACCGCAATATCGCCGACGCGCAGACGCTCGCCACCGAACTCGGGGCCGATGCCGCGGCGGTGGACGTCACCGACGAGGAGTCGGTCGCCGCGCTCTTCGCCACCGTCCCCGGCCCGGTCGATTTCGTCGTGAACACCGCGGGCATCAGCGTCCTCGGGCTGCTCACCGAACTCCCCGCGCACAAGTGGCGCCGCGTGCTCGACGTCTGCCTGACCGGCGCGTTCCTCACCGTCAAGCACGCCGCGCCCCGCCTCGCCGACGGCGGCTCCATCGCCGTGCTCTCCTCGCTGAACGCCCGCCAGCCCGGCATCGGCATGGGCGCCTACTGCTCGGCCAAGGCCGGGCTCGGCATGCTCGTCCAGGTCGCCGCGCTCGAACTCGCCCCGCGCGGCATCCGCGTGAACGCCATCGCCCCCGGCTTGGTGCACACCCCCCTCACCGCCGCCTCGCTCCAGTTCCCCGGCCTCGAGGCCGACTACCTCGCCAACACCCCGCTCGGCCGCACCGGCACCCCGGAGGAGATCGCCGACGCCGCGCTCTACCTGCGCCGCGCCGCGTGGCTCACCGGCGAAACCCTCGACCTCAACGGCGGAGCGCACCTCATGCGCTACCCCGACGTCCACCGCGCGCTCTCGAAGGAACCGACATGA
- a CDS encoding DUF7065 domain-containing protein, with protein sequence MSFTNCQYGADAEQTHDFTGIENYNESVYVNFLDPVSQLGGLLRIGNRPTLGYSEASVQLTLPGAAIAFRAGREPSETNEGFASAGLEIVVKEPTRTVQLSYRNTVARLPIPALLADRGRQALKNAPSEECEIALTFTAGTPLFVTTDDDGDCTPGSSTIASDHYEQFGHVSGTIRVGGRTWTLEQATAFRDHSWGPREWASYTGEWLAAWLADGTAITAYGEFEPSGVRASGGAVITPDGSFHKILDYTVHTDYAGEPTYAGRHVALVRAEGLPLLVLDGSIRHFVPVTQRTGDRALRMGQMTVDFAGGLGGWGIAEFLRPIRG encoded by the coding sequence ATGAGCTTCACGAACTGCCAGTACGGCGCCGACGCCGAGCAGACCCACGACTTCACCGGCATCGAGAACTACAACGAGAGCGTCTACGTCAACTTCCTCGACCCGGTCTCCCAGCTCGGCGGGCTGCTCCGGATCGGCAACCGGCCCACGCTCGGCTACTCCGAGGCGTCGGTGCAGCTCACCCTGCCCGGCGCCGCCATCGCCTTCCGGGCGGGGCGCGAGCCGAGCGAGACCAACGAGGGCTTCGCGAGCGCGGGGCTGGAGATCGTGGTCAAGGAGCCGACCCGCACGGTGCAGCTGAGCTACCGGAACACCGTGGCCCGCCTCCCGATCCCGGCGCTGCTCGCCGACCGCGGCAGGCAGGCGCTGAAGAACGCGCCGTCGGAGGAGTGCGAGATCGCGCTGACCTTCACCGCGGGCACCCCGCTCTTCGTCACCACCGACGACGACGGCGACTGCACGCCGGGCTCGTCCACCATCGCCAGCGACCATTACGAGCAGTTCGGTCACGTCAGCGGCACGATCCGGGTCGGTGGCCGCACCTGGACCCTGGAGCAGGCCACCGCCTTCCGTGACCACTCCTGGGGCCCGCGCGAATGGGCCTCCTACACCGGTGAGTGGCTCGCCGCCTGGCTGGCCGACGGCACCGCCATCACCGCCTACGGCGAGTTCGAGCCCTCCGGGGTGCGGGCCTCCGGTGGGGCCGTGATCACCCCGGACGGCAGCTTCCACAAGATCCTCGACTACACCGTGCACACCGACTACGCGGGCGAGCCCACCTACGCGGGCCGCCACGTCGCGCTGGTGCGGGCCGAGGGGCTGCCGCTGCTCGTCCTCGACGGCAGTATCCGGCACTTCGTCCCGGTCACCCAGCGCACCGGCGACCGCGCGCTGCGGATGGGCCAGATGACCGTCGACTTCGCGGGCGGGCTCGGCGGCTGGGGCATCGCCGAGTTCCTGCGCCCGATCCGGGGCTGA
- a CDS encoding acetyl-CoA C-acetyltransferase — translation MPHDVFVYDAFRTPRGRGRGGALHGVKPITLVTGLLTALRDRNPGLDPARIDDLVLGCVSPLRDQGADIARIAAVAAGLPDTVAGMQLNRFCASGLEAVNTAAQKIASGWESLVLAGGVESMSRVPMAADGGAWANDPETALTTRFVPQGIGADLIATLENFTRTDVDAFAAESQRRAAAAWDNGWFTGSVVPVRDRNGVELLARDEHPRRGTSVETLAALKPAFAGMADFDAVALQKYHWVERIEHVHTGGNSSGIVDGAALVVLGNAAVGTDLGLRPRARIVAGAVSGSDPTIMLTGPAPATRKALATAGLTVDDIDLFEINEAFSAVALRFLRDLDLPHEKVNVNGGAIALGHPLGATGAMLVGTVVDELERRDLRRGLVTLCVGGGMGIATIVERV, via the coding sequence GTGCCGCACGACGTCTTCGTCTACGACGCCTTCCGCACCCCGCGCGGCCGCGGCCGGGGCGGTGCGCTGCACGGGGTCAAGCCGATCACCCTGGTGACCGGGCTGCTCACCGCGCTGCGCGACCGCAACCCGGGCCTCGACCCGGCCCGCATCGACGACCTGGTGCTCGGCTGCGTGAGCCCGCTGCGCGACCAGGGCGCCGATATCGCGCGGATCGCCGCGGTCGCGGCCGGGCTCCCGGACACCGTCGCCGGAATGCAGCTCAACCGGTTCTGCGCCTCCGGGCTGGAGGCGGTGAACACCGCCGCGCAGAAGATCGCCTCCGGCTGGGAGTCGCTGGTGCTTGCGGGCGGGGTGGAGAGCATGAGCCGGGTGCCGATGGCCGCCGACGGCGGGGCCTGGGCCAACGACCCGGAGACCGCGCTCACCACCCGCTTCGTCCCGCAGGGCATCGGCGCCGACCTCATCGCCACCCTGGAGAACTTCACCCGCACCGACGTCGACGCCTTCGCCGCGGAATCGCAGCGCCGGGCCGCGGCCGCCTGGGACAACGGCTGGTTCACCGGCTCGGTCGTCCCGGTGCGGGATCGCAACGGCGTCGAACTCCTCGCCCGCGACGAGCACCCGCGCCGCGGCACCAGCGTGGAGACGCTGGCCGCGCTGAAACCGGCCTTCGCCGGGATGGCGGACTTCGACGCCGTCGCGCTGCAGAAGTACCACTGGGTCGAGCGGATCGAGCACGTGCACACCGGCGGCAACTCCTCCGGCATCGTGGACGGCGCCGCGCTGGTGGTGCTCGGAAATGCCGCTGTCGGAACGGATCTCGGGCTGCGCCCGCGCGCCCGGATCGTGGCGGGCGCGGTGAGCGGCTCGGACCCGACCATCATGCTCACCGGCCCCGCCCCCGCCACCCGCAAGGCGCTGGCCACCGCCGGGCTCACCGTGGACGACATCGACCTGTTCGAGATCAACGAGGCATTCTCCGCGGTCGCGCTCCGTTTCCTGCGCGACCTGGACCTGCCGCACGAGAAGGTCAACGTCAACGGCGGCGCCATCGCGCTCGGGCACCCGCTCGGCGCCACCGGCGCCATGCTCGTCGGCACCGTGGTCGACGAGCTCGAGCGCCGTGACCTGCGCCGCGGGCTGGTGACGCTCTGCGTCGGCGGCGGCATGGGCATCGCCACCATCGTCGAGCGGGTGTGA
- a CDS encoding MaoC/PaaZ C-terminal domain-containing protein produces the protein MTTVPPLKVEPITRTTLALFAGASGDHNPIHIDIDAARASGVDDVFAHGMLSMAYLGRALTDAFPQSRLVELATRFTAITPVLAEPVITAEPDGVQTDADGRQLTRLALTATLADGTVTLRGHALIAGDA, from the coding sequence ATGACCACCGTGCCACCGCTGAAAGTGGAGCCGATCACCCGGACCACGCTGGCGCTCTTCGCCGGCGCCTCCGGCGACCACAACCCCATCCACATCGATATCGACGCCGCCCGTGCGTCCGGCGTGGACGACGTCTTCGCGCACGGCATGCTCTCCATGGCCTACCTGGGCCGCGCGCTCACCGACGCGTTCCCGCAGAGCCGGCTGGTGGAGCTCGCCACCCGCTTCACCGCGATCACCCCGGTGCTCGCCGAGCCGGTGATCACCGCCGAGCCGGACGGGGTGCAGACCGACGCCGACGGGCGGCAGCTCACCCGGCTGGCGCTCACCGCCACGCTCGCCGACGGCACCGTCACCCTGCGCGGGCACGCGCTCATCGCGGGGGACGCGTGA